A single genomic interval of Porphyromonas sp. oral taxon 275 harbors:
- a CDS encoding DNA-directed RNA polymerase subunit omega, with translation MPKYKKNVPTNTISRDMVSLSKDTENIYETVMIIAKRANQIAQETKQELEAKLQEFAVYTDENQEVFENEEQIELSRQYERLPKPTLVAAKEYEDGELYYNIAGRNKK, from the coding sequence ATGCCCAAGTACAAGAAGAACGTACCGACCAACACGATCAGCCGTGACATGGTCAGCCTCAGCAAGGATACGGAGAACATCTACGAGACGGTGATGATCATCGCCAAGCGCGCCAACCAGATTGCTCAAGAGACGAAGCAGGAGCTGGAGGCGAAGCTGCAGGAGTTCGCTGTGTACACCGATGAGAACCAAGAGGTCTTCGAGAACGAAGAGCAGATCGAGCTGTCGCGTCAGTACGAGCGCCTGCCCAAGCCTACGCTCGTAGCGGCGAAGGAGTATGAGGACGGCGAGCTGTACTACAACATCGCCGGTCGCAACAAGAAGTAA
- a CDS encoding DUF4293 domain-containing protein: MWQRIQTLWLLLVALAMGVFAFQDIAIFTMDEGTYCLLNNWGIYNGADGLVQHRVYAIGILSWLSCLGALGLIGLYKRRMLQMRLTILLALVIFGELIYIGFVSYAFCFNNTASFGIRFPLALPIICLPLLYLAARRMIYDETLVRASNRLRD, from the coding sequence ATGTGGCAACGTATTCAGACCCTCTGGCTACTCCTTGTAGCCCTGGCTATGGGCGTCTTCGCCTTCCAGGACATCGCCATCTTCACAATGGATGAGGGCACCTACTGCCTGCTCAATAACTGGGGCATCTATAACGGCGCCGACGGCCTCGTCCAGCACCGCGTCTACGCCATCGGGATCCTCAGCTGGCTCAGCTGCCTCGGCGCGCTCGGCCTCATCGGGCTCTACAAGCGCCGCATGCTGCAGATGCGCCTGACGATCCTCCTGGCGCTCGTCATCTTCGGCGAGCTGATCTACATCGGCTTCGTTAGCTATGCCTTCTGCTTCAACAATACGGCGAGCTTCGGCATACGCTTCCCGCTGGCTCTGCCCATCATCTGCCTTCCGCTGCTGTACCTGGCTGCGCGACGCATGATCTACGACGAGACCCTCGTCCGAGCCTCCAATAGACTCCGAGACTAG
- the purB gene encoding adenylosuccinate lyase, which produces MQFDSLQAISPIDGRYRAQAEALVPYFSEEALIRYRVRIEILYFIALSGELPNLRGVLSEERLERLHDIYLSFTSTDAARIKDIERITNHDVKAVEYFIKEKFDELGLADEKEFVHFGLTSQDINNTAFPLMIREAVEHVYLPELGGLVDQLQFYAEEWADVAMLARTHGQPASPTRLGKELAVYVYRLQEQLKTLEALPHTAKFGGATGNFNAHAVAYPGRDWRRFGADFVQSLGLQREEYTTQISNYDQLAALFDVLTRINVILIDLARDFWMYISMDYFKQQIRAGEVGSSAMPHKVNPIDFENAEGNLGMANAVYGFLARKLPISRLQRDLTDSTVLRNVGVPLAHSMIALKSLRKGLGKVLLNKEALYRDLEHNWAVVAEALQTILRREGYPKPYEALKALTRTNEGITEKSIYEFIEGLPISAELKEEMHRISPHSYTGI; this is translated from the coding sequence ATGCAGTTCGATTCCCTACAGGCGATCTCGCCTATCGATGGCCGCTATCGAGCCCAGGCCGAGGCCCTCGTCCCTTATTTCTCTGAGGAGGCCCTCATCCGCTACCGTGTACGTATCGAGATCCTTTACTTCATCGCCCTCTCAGGCGAGCTGCCCAATCTGCGCGGCGTCCTGAGCGAGGAGCGCCTAGAGCGTCTCCACGACATCTACCTCAGCTTCACGAGCACCGACGCAGCACGTATCAAGGACATCGAGCGTATCACCAACCACGATGTCAAGGCCGTCGAGTACTTCATCAAGGAGAAGTTCGACGAGCTCGGACTGGCGGATGAGAAGGAGTTCGTACACTTCGGTCTGACGTCTCAGGATATCAATAACACCGCCTTCCCGCTGATGATCCGAGAGGCGGTAGAGCACGTCTATCTGCCCGAGCTGGGTGGACTGGTCGACCAGCTACAGTTCTACGCAGAGGAGTGGGCCGACGTGGCGATGCTGGCCCGTACACACGGGCAGCCTGCCTCCCCGACGCGCCTGGGTAAGGAGCTCGCGGTCTATGTCTACCGCCTGCAGGAGCAGCTCAAGACGCTGGAGGCCCTACCCCATACGGCTAAGTTCGGCGGTGCAACGGGCAACTTCAACGCCCATGCCGTGGCCTATCCAGGGCGTGACTGGCGCCGCTTCGGGGCGGACTTCGTCCAGAGCCTAGGCCTGCAGCGCGAGGAGTACACCACGCAGATATCGAACTACGACCAGCTGGCGGCGCTCTTCGACGTCCTGACGCGCATCAATGTCATCCTCATCGACCTGGCACGCGACTTCTGGATGTACATCTCGATGGACTACTTCAAGCAGCAGATCCGTGCGGGTGAGGTCGGCTCCTCGGCCATGCCGCACAAGGTCAATCCTATTGACTTCGAGAACGCGGAGGGCAACCTCGGGATGGCCAATGCCGTCTATGGCTTCCTGGCGCGCAAGCTCCCCATCTCCCGCCTGCAGCGTGACCTTACGGACTCGACCGTCCTGCGCAACGTCGGCGTCCCCCTGGCACACAGCATGATCGCCCTGAAGAGCCTACGCAAGGGACTGGGTAAGGTGCTCCTGAACAAGGAGGCGCTGTACCGCGACCTAGAGCACAACTGGGCCGTCGTGGCCGAGGCGCTCCAGACGATCCTGCGCCGCGAAGGCTACCCCAAGCCCTACGAAGCGCTCAAGGCTCTGACCCGCACCAATGAGGGCATCACCGAGAAGTCGATCTACGAGTTCATCGAGGGGCTGCCCATCAGTGCCGAGCTCAAGGAGGAGATGCACCGCATCAGCCCACACAGCTACACTGGGATCTAG
- a CDS encoding DUF389 domain-containing protein, which translates to MNILRRVCVFLNLRPVLEDEQLVVAEITQGVSFRGANLWILIFAIFTASLGLNVNSTAVIIGAMLISPLMGPIIGMGLAVGINDPDLLRRAAKNFSIATLISVLTAMVYFLISPLGEAQSELLARTSPTIYDVLIAFFGGAAGIVALATRGGKSGNVLPGAAIATALMPPLCTAGYGLATGQLLYFLGAIYLFFINTVFIALATIIAVRLMRFTPHSFLTPERAKRARHMLTLIVIATALPALWMTVDIVRSSITAANLRSFVKGELTQSGTQILSSDLDRGERTLRIVAVGRELSEQMQQEAAARLSNYGLSGYQLSVIQGVQSDSILALSSQLEQRLSGQEQQRQQLLQLTQEHALLTDRLAGYMRYEELSRQLQPELRALFPGVQHLALAPVAEPEGDSTLRYVVGLLSLEESKVLTAADRERLEAWLRTRLGGDSLLLVQRPAPRGRPVP; encoded by the coding sequence ATGAATATACTACGGCGCGTATGCGTCTTCCTCAATCTGCGTCCTGTCCTCGAGGACGAGCAGCTCGTCGTGGCCGAGATCACGCAGGGCGTCTCCTTCCGTGGGGCCAACCTATGGATCTTGATCTTCGCCATCTTCACTGCATCGCTGGGCCTCAATGTCAATTCGACGGCTGTCATCATCGGCGCCATGCTCATCTCCCCGCTCATGGGCCCTATTATCGGTATGGGGCTAGCGGTGGGGATCAATGACCCTGACCTCCTGCGACGGGCGGCGAAGAACTTCAGTATCGCTACGCTGATCAGCGTCCTGACGGCTATGGTCTACTTCCTCATCAGTCCGCTGGGGGAGGCGCAGTCCGAGCTCTTGGCGCGTACCTCTCCGACGATCTACGACGTGCTGATCGCCTTCTTCGGCGGAGCGGCAGGGATCGTCGCGCTGGCGACACGTGGGGGTAAGAGCGGCAATGTGCTTCCGGGCGCGGCTATCGCTACGGCGCTGATGCCGCCGCTCTGTACGGCGGGCTACGGGCTAGCGACAGGGCAGCTGCTGTACTTCCTCGGTGCCATCTACCTCTTCTTCATCAATACGGTCTTCATCGCACTGGCTACTATCATAGCCGTGCGGCTGATGCGCTTCACCCCGCACAGCTTCCTGACGCCCGAGCGTGCCAAGCGTGCGCGCCACATGCTCACCCTGATCGTCATCGCTACGGCGCTTCCTGCACTGTGGATGACGGTCGACATCGTGCGTAGTAGCATCACGGCGGCCAACCTGCGGAGCTTCGTCAAGGGCGAGCTGACGCAGTCGGGCACGCAGATCCTCTCCAGCGACCTCGACCGCGGGGAGCGGACGCTGCGTATCGTGGCCGTAGGCCGTGAGCTCAGCGAGCAGATGCAGCAGGAGGCCGCCGCGCGTCTCTCGAACTATGGCCTCTCGGGCTATCAGCTCTCCGTGATCCAGGGGGTGCAGTCCGATAGCATCCTGGCGCTGAGTAGCCAGCTGGAGCAGCGCCTCAGTGGGCAGGAGCAGCAGCGCCAGCAGCTGCTGCAGCTGACGCAGGAGCACGCGCTGCTCACGGATCGCCTTGCAGGCTATATGCGCTACGAGGAGCTGAGCCGTCAGCTGCAGCCCGAGCTACGGGCGCTCTTCCCTGGGGTGCAGCACCTGGCGCTTGCCCCCGTGGCTGAGCCCGAGGGGGACAGTACGCTGCGCTATGTCGTGGGGCTGCTGAGCCTCGAGGAGTCGAAGGTGCTGACTGCTGCCGACCGCGAGCGTCTAGAGGCCTGGCTCCGTACCCGTCTCGGTGGGGATAGCCTCTTGCTCGTCCAGCGCCCCGCTCCGCGTGGGCGGCCTGTGCCTTAG
- a CDS encoding PepSY-like domain-containing protein — protein sequence MKRFFAFALALIAISITALKADNDRIITFNQLPVAAQQFIKSYFPDRTVAYAKEDRELTGKTYELRLSDGIEIEFDGKGNWKDVDGDHVHIPTGFIPKGVLNSLNAAHPGDRIVKIERKWHGYYVELASGLDVLLNKSGKITGYDD from the coding sequence ATGAAGAGATTCTTTGCCTTTGCCCTAGCCCTGATCGCGATCTCGATCACCGCACTAAAGGCGGACAATGATCGCATCATCACCTTCAACCAGCTGCCCGTGGCAGCTCAGCAGTTCATTAAGTCTTACTTCCCTGATCGTACGGTCGCCTATGCCAAGGAGGACCGTGAGCTCACGGGTAAGACCTATGAGCTACGCCTCTCCGATGGCATCGAGATCGAGTTCGATGGCAAGGGGAACTGGAAGGACGTCGATGGAGACCACGTGCACATCCCTACGGGCTTCATCCCCAAGGGCGTCCTGAACAGCCTAAATGCAGCACATCCCGGCGATCGCATCGTCAAGATCGAGCGCAAGTGGCACGGCTACTATGTCGAGCTTGCCTCTGGCCTGGACGTCCTGCTCAACAAAAGCGGTAAGATCACCGGCTACGACGACTAA
- a CDS encoding superoxide dismutase, with amino-acid sequence MRRYLLTLLLASLGLPLSTSSTLQAQTTSPATTQSYELIKLPYASDALAPVISKRTVELHHGKHLAGYVSKLNSLLKESGMPGSDLVRLVRYSSGAIFDNAGQLLNHNLYFLQFRPATAEATKPVGALAKMIEASYGSFEAFQKAFEQAGVSIFGSGWLWLACDAEGKLYIDKEPNAGNPVVRGLTPLLGIDIWEHAYYLDYENRRAEHLKQVWRIIDWEVVGKRYDRRAEGVRPY; translated from the coding sequence ATGAGACGATATCTCCTGACCCTACTCTTGGCTAGCCTCGGGCTACCTCTATCCACCTCTTCGACGCTGCAGGCGCAGACGACGAGCCCCGCCACTACCCAGAGCTACGAGCTCATCAAGCTACCCTACGCCAGCGATGCCCTAGCGCCTGTCATCAGCAAGCGCACGGTGGAGCTACATCACGGCAAGCACCTGGCGGGCTACGTCTCCAAGCTGAACAGCCTCCTCAAGGAGTCGGGCATGCCGGGCTCGGACCTGGTGCGCCTGGTGCGCTACAGCTCGGGGGCTATCTTTGACAACGCGGGTCAGCTGCTCAATCATAACCTTTACTTCCTACAGTTCCGCCCTGCCACAGCCGAGGCGACCAAGCCCGTAGGAGCATTGGCCAAGATGATCGAGGCGTCTTATGGGAGCTTCGAGGCCTTCCAGAAGGCCTTCGAGCAGGCAGGGGTCTCTATCTTCGGATCGGGCTGGCTGTGGCTGGCCTGCGACGCCGAGGGCAAGCTCTACATCGATAAGGAGCCCAATGCGGGCAACCCCGTAGTACGTGGGCTGACGCCCCTCCTCGGGATCGACATCTGGGAGCATGCCTACTATCTAGACTATGAGAACCGCCGTGCCGAGCACCTCAAGCAGGTATGGCGTATCATCGACTGGGAGGTCGTGGGCAAGCGCTACGACCGCCGTGCCGAGGGGGTCCGTCCCTACTAG
- a CDS encoding SAM-dependent methyltransferase, whose product MIYLIPVPLADVAHETCLPEYNRQLLPQLRHFIVENVRSARRFLKAADRSIDIDACTFYELNKHTPAEELARYLEPALRGEDMGIISEAGCPAIADPGADVVALAQRKGLRVVPLVGPSSILMALMGSGFNGQRFAFRGYLPIEEAERSRTLHELEQRLRSTGETQIFIETPYRNVQLVEQLIRHCSGDTLLCIASGLTGEGELLQTRRLSQWRGHIPDIHKVPTIFLIGR is encoded by the coding sequence ATGATCTACCTCATCCCCGTACCGCTGGCTGACGTAGCCCACGAGACTTGCCTGCCCGAGTACAATAGACAGCTGCTGCCCCAACTACGGCACTTCATCGTGGAGAACGTACGCTCGGCACGCCGCTTCCTCAAGGCGGCCGACCGCAGTATCGATATCGACGCCTGCACCTTCTACGAGCTGAACAAGCACACCCCCGCCGAGGAGCTGGCGCGCTACCTAGAGCCCGCCCTACGCGGAGAGGACATGGGCATCATCTCCGAGGCAGGCTGTCCCGCCATCGCGGACCCTGGGGCGGATGTCGTGGCCCTAGCCCAGCGCAAGGGGCTGCGCGTCGTCCCACTCGTCGGGCCCAGCTCCATCCTGATGGCTCTGATGGGCTCGGGCTTCAATGGGCAGCGCTTCGCCTTCCGCGGCTACCTGCCCATCGAGGAGGCCGAGCGTAGCCGTACGCTGCACGAGCTGGAGCAGCGCCTGCGCTCCACAGGGGAGACGCAGATCTTCATCGAGACGCCCTACCGCAATGTACAGCTGGTGGAGCAGCTGATCCGCCACTGCTCGGGCGATACGCTCCTCTGCATCGCCTCGGGGCTGACGGGGGAGGGGGAGCTGCTGCAGACACGCCGTCTCAGCCAGTGGCGCGGGCACATCCCCGACATTCATAAGGTGCCTACCATCTTCCTGATCGGACGCTAA
- a CDS encoding RsmB/NOP family class I SAM-dependent RNA methyltransferase, whose amino-acid sequence MPLTTPLPAEFARLIQQLLPEEAEALLGALEGEASVSVRRNAAKCAALPSELPLAGLVAWSQGLGYYLSRRPSFTADPLWHAGQYYVQEASSMTLAAISPYLGEEPLVALDLCAAPGGKSTLLLDLLPAGSTLVSNEYVRSRAHILTENLQKWGSPYSIVTSTDAASLGRMRSSYDLILVDAPCSGEGMMRKDEEARRQWSPQLVSQCAALQRSILEDIWPALAPGGLLVYSTCTLNGQEDEAQVAYLVEELGAEPLGLQALEPFVAPSALSPYPCYRMMPHRTRGEGLFLALLGKPAAEGTSRPSTARKGKATKAGRSASVKPPKELLPWLKPIPELQWRTLEETRLLALPAPTARLLEELEALRIPVLSAGLQVAELKGRDWLPQPALALSQLLAQEAFPRVELTREECLRYLAGEALTLPPETPRGFVLIAYQGAPLGFAKHLGNRTNNLYPQPWRIRQLDAVLRRLEESQPEEDVQ is encoded by the coding sequence ATGCCGCTGACTACGCCGCTACCTGCCGAGTTCGCTCGGCTCATCCAGCAGCTCCTGCCTGAGGAGGCCGAGGCGCTGCTGGGCGCGCTCGAGGGAGAGGCCTCGGTCTCTGTGCGCCGCAATGCGGCCAAGTGCGCCGCCCTGCCCTCCGAGCTCCCGCTCGCTGGGCTCGTAGCTTGGTCTCAGGGGCTCGGCTACTACCTCAGCCGCCGCCCGAGCTTCACCGCCGATCCCCTCTGGCATGCGGGGCAGTACTACGTGCAGGAGGCCTCCTCCATGACGCTGGCCGCCATCAGCCCCTACCTCGGAGAGGAACCCCTAGTAGCCCTCGACCTCTGTGCCGCCCCTGGGGGGAAGAGCACGCTGCTCCTGGATCTACTCCCCGCGGGTAGTACCCTCGTGAGCAACGAGTACGTCCGCAGCCGCGCGCATATCCTTACGGAGAACCTCCAGAAGTGGGGCTCGCCCTACAGCATCGTCACCAGTACGGACGCTGCGAGCCTGGGGCGCATGCGCTCCAGCTATGATCTCATCCTCGTGGATGCCCCTTGCTCGGGCGAGGGGATGATGCGCAAGGACGAGGAGGCACGGCGTCAGTGGTCGCCTCAGCTGGTCAGTCAGTGCGCTGCCCTACAGCGCAGCATCCTCGAGGATATATGGCCGGCGCTCGCCCCAGGCGGGCTGCTGGTCTACAGCACCTGCACGCTGAACGGCCAGGAGGACGAGGCGCAGGTAGCCTACCTCGTGGAGGAGCTCGGCGCCGAGCCGCTCGGGCTGCAGGCGCTGGAGCCCTTCGTCGCACCCTCAGCCCTCAGTCCCTATCCCTGCTACCGTATGATGCCGCACCGCACACGTGGGGAGGGGCTCTTCCTCGCGCTGCTCGGCAAGCCTGCCGCCGAAGGGACGTCAAGGCCCTCCACCGCACGTAAGGGCAAGGCGACCAAGGCGGGGCGTAGCGCGAGCGTCAAGCCCCCGAAGGAGCTCCTCCCGTGGCTCAAGCCCATCCCCGAGCTGCAGTGGCGCACGCTGGAGGAGACGCGGCTGCTGGCACTGCCTGCTCCCACCGCCCGCCTCCTAGAGGAGCTCGAGGCGCTACGTATCCCCGTGCTGAGCGCGGGGCTGCAGGTGGCCGAGCTCAAGGGGCGTGACTGGCTGCCCCAGCCTGCACTGGCACTGAGCCAGCTGCTCGCTCAGGAGGCCTTCCCCCGTGTGGAGCTGACACGTGAGGAGTGCCTGCGCTACCTCGCTGGCGAAGCCTTGACGCTGCCCCCCGAGACGCCGCGCGGTTTCGTTCTCATCGCTTATCAAGGTGCGCCCTTGGGCTTCGCCAAGCATCTGGGCAACCGTACGAACAACCTCTACCCCCAGCCCTGGCGCATCCGTCAGCTGGACGCCGTGCTGCGCCGACTAGAGGAGTCCCAGCCTGAGGAGGATGTCCAGTAG
- a CDS encoding tRNA1(Val) (adenine(37)-N6)-methyltransferase: MSSSTEIFHFRQFELRQGRAAQKCGTDALLLGAWQPARLTPPRRILDVGTGTGVLALMLAQRYPKAEIEAWELEAEAVAEAAENFAASPWGTRLRLRQTDFLDAVRTAEPARYDLILSNPPYYTETTLAPEASRALARHTLGGSLSPALLLGYATHLLERGGALALITPAEQLEALRQQAVRSGLYLSEWVAVSSRPARPVRSLTLWRPIAELTSYQPCLRSELVLQEPDGSPSADYRRLTEAYLLG; this comes from the coding sequence ATGTCCAGTAGCACGGAGATCTTCCACTTCCGCCAGTTCGAGCTCAGGCAGGGGCGGGCCGCGCAGAAGTGTGGTACGGATGCCCTGCTGCTGGGCGCTTGGCAGCCCGCGCGTCTCACCCCGCCGCGGCGTATCCTCGACGTCGGTACGGGTACGGGCGTGCTGGCCCTGATGCTCGCCCAGCGCTACCCGAAGGCCGAGATCGAGGCTTGGGAGCTGGAGGCCGAGGCCGTAGCCGAAGCGGCGGAGAACTTCGCCGCCTCCCCCTGGGGCACACGCCTCCGCCTACGGCAGACGGACTTCCTCGACGCGGTGAGGACAGCAGAGCCTGCCCGCTATGACCTCATCCTCTCCAATCCTCCCTACTATACCGAGACGACGCTAGCCCCCGAGGCGAGCCGAGCGTTGGCGCGCCACACGCTCGGGGGGAGCCTCTCTCCCGCCCTACTGCTAGGCTATGCAACCCACCTCCTGGAGCGCGGTGGAGCACTCGCCCTCATCACGCCTGCCGAGCAGCTCGAGGCACTGCGGCAGCAGGCCGTCAGGAGCGGCCTCTACCTGTCGGAGTGGGTCGCCGTCTCCTCGCGCCCCGCTCGCCCCGTGCGTAGCCTCACGCTCTGGCGCCCCATCGCCGAGCTCACGAGCTACCAGCCCTGCCTCCGTAGCGAGCTCGTCCTGCAGGAGCCGGACGGCTCACCGAGCGCTGACTACAGGCGCTTGACGGAGGCCTATCTACTGGGTTAA
- a CDS encoding DUF417 family protein has protein sequence MQSAFLSFLECASKLRGLGLKLIRVAILIIFVWIGGLKFANYEANGIIPFVANSPLMSFFLKNASNEVTTDEGKVVKEYTLNKVPEGKYDQAKHDWHVENRTYLFSHGLGILIMTIGILVFLGLFSPYLGIVGELLCIIMTIGTLSFLVTTPETFVSASPEALAAGEWANGFPFLSGAGRLVIKDTAILAGAVVLLSDSASKILARLKK, from the coding sequence ATGCAATCTGCATTCCTATCCTTCCTCGAGTGCGCCAGTAAGCTGCGCGGGCTCGGCCTGAAGCTCATCCGTGTCGCCATCCTCATCATCTTCGTCTGGATCGGTGGTCTGAAGTTCGCCAACTACGAGGCCAACGGTATTATCCCCTTTGTGGCCAACAGCCCACTGATGAGCTTCTTCCTCAAGAACGCTAGCAATGAGGTCACTACCGACGAAGGCAAGGTCGTCAAGGAGTACACCCTCAACAAGGTCCCCGAGGGCAAGTACGATCAGGCCAAGCATGACTGGCACGTCGAGAACCGTACCTACCTCTTCTCGCACGGCCTCGGTATCCTCATCATGACGATCGGTATCCTGGTCTTCCTCGGCCTCTTCAGCCCCTACCTCGGCATTGTCGGTGAGCTGCTGTGCATCATCATGACGATCGGTACCCTCAGCTTCCTCGTCACGACGCCCGAGACCTTTGTCAGCGCTTCGCCCGAAGCTCTGGCCGCTGGTGAGTGGGCCAATGGCTTCCCCTTCCTCTCGGGTGCTGGCCGTCTGGTGATCAAGGATACGGCTATCCTCGCGGGTGCTGTCGTCCTGCTCTCTGACTCGGCGAGCAAGATCCTGGCACGCCTCAAGAAGTAG
- a CDS encoding NAD(P)H-dependent oxidoreductase has translation MNVLVIYSHTYHSQSHAGKAILEVLEAQPGITVRNLEELYPDNRPIDVAAEQAALVAADVIVFQHPLFWFATPALMKRYMDEVFQYGFAYGDDSFKLAGKKFVHSYTTGAAAEVYTGGLHQNAEAALIATAAFCRMEYAGAFPLYGQLALTNLNVAAEAKAHAERLVEYLKTL, from the coding sequence ATGAACGTACTCGTCATTTATTCGCACACCTACCACAGTCAGAGCCACGCTGGTAAGGCCATCCTCGAGGTGCTCGAGGCACAGCCCGGCATCACCGTCCGTAACCTAGAGGAGCTCTATCCCGATAATCGCCCCATTGATGTGGCCGCCGAGCAGGCAGCGCTCGTGGCCGCTGACGTCATCGTCTTCCAGCATCCCCTCTTCTGGTTCGCCACGCCCGCGCTCATGAAGCGCTACATGGACGAAGTCTTCCAGTACGGCTTTGCCTACGGCGATGATAGCTTCAAGCTCGCAGGGAAGAAGTTCGTCCACAGCTATACGACAGGTGCGGCTGCCGAGGTCTACACCGGTGGTCTGCATCAGAATGCAGAGGCTGCGCTGATCGCTACGGCAGCCTTCTGCCGTATGGAGTACGCTGGCGCCTTCCCCCTCTACGGACAGCTGGCACTGACCAATCTCAACGTCGCTGCCGAGGCTAAGGCACACGCCGAGCGCCTCGTCGAGTACCTCAAGACCCTCTAG